The Planctomycetota bacterium genome has a window encoding:
- a CDS encoding nucleotidyltransferase domain-containing protein — protein sequence MITVTNQVLERMVEAIVREVDPEQIYLFGSYARGETGPDSDVDFLVVEREPFGPQRSRLGEITRVRRALSAFRVAKDILVFSAEEFAYWKDSLNHIIARCLREGRLLYERP from the coding sequence ATGATCACCGTTACGAACCAAGTCCTCGAGCGGATGGTGGAGGCGATCGTGCGCGAAGTAGACCCGGAGCAGATCTATCTCTTCGGTTCCTATGCGCGCGGAGAGACCGGCCCGGACAGCGACGTGGACTTTCTCGTGGTTGAGCGTGAGCCATTCGGTCCCCAGCGCAGCCGGCTGGGCGAGATCACGCGGGTGCGTCGCGCCCTTTCCGCGTTTCGGGTTGCCAAGGACATACTCGTTTTCAGCGCGGAGGAGTTCGCTTACTGGAAGGACTCTCTGAATCACATCATTGCACGATGCCTTCGCGAGGGGCGGCTGCTGTATGAACGACCGTGA